GCTCGCCGGCGCGTTCCGGCTGTTCGCGCGCTACGGCTTCTCGCAGGGCCTCGCCGGCCACATCACCGCGCGCGATCCCGAATGGACCGACCACTTCTGGGTCAATCCGCTCGGCCGCCACTTCGGGCGCATCCGCGTGTCCGACCTGCTGCTGGTGAACCGCCACGGCGAGATCGTCGTCGGCGAAGGCCCGCTGAATCAGGCCGCGTTCGCGATTCACGCGGCGATCCACGAGGCGCGGCCCGAGATCGTCGCGGCCGCGCATACGCACTCGCTGTACGGCAAGGCATGGTCGACGCTCGGCCGCACGCTCGATCCGCTGACGCAGGACTCGTGCGCGTTCTACGAGGATCACACGCTGTTCGACGACTTCCAGGGCGTCGTGCTGGACACGAGCGAAGGCGCGCGCATTGCCGACGCGCTCGGTCCGCGCAAGGCGGTGATCCTGAAGAATCACGGCATCCTGACCGCCGGCCCGACCGTCGAGGCCGCCGCATGGTGGTACATTGCGCTCGACAACGCGTGCCACGCGCAACTGCTCGCGGAGGCGGCCGGCAAGCCGCAGCCGATCCCGCACGACGTGGCCGCGCTCACGCATGCGCAGGTCGGCCGCCCCGGCGGCGCGCTGTACTCGTTCGAGAGCCTGTACGAAGGGCTCGTCGCGGAAGAACCGGAACTGCTCGACTGATGACGATACGAAAACTGCGCGATTTCGTCGGCGCCATCGCGGCGCTCGTCGATGAGAATCCGCGCGAAGCGGAACTGATCGAACGCGGCTCGGCCGCGCTGCGCGAACTGGTGCGCGTCGACGACTGGCTGCCGGACGCGTTCGCGCAGCCGTCGCCCGAGCGCTACCAGCAATTCCTGCTGTACGCGGACGTGCGGCAGCGCTTCTCGGTCGTCAGCTTCGTCTGGGGGCCGGGCCAGGCCACGCCGGTCCACGATCACACCGTATGGGGCTTGATCGGCGTGCTGCGCGGCGCGGAACTCGCGACGCCGTACGCGCGCGACGCCGGCGGCGCATTGCGGCAGAATGGCGACGACGTGCGGCTCGAACGCGGCGACGTCGAGGCGGTGTCGCCCACGATCGGCGACATCCATCGCGTGCGCAACGCGTTCGACGACCGCGTGTCGATCAGCATTCACGTGTACGGCGCGAACATCGGCGCGGTCCATCGCTCGACGTATCCGCCGGACGCGCCGCCGAAGCATTTCATCTCGGGTTATTCGAACGACGTGATCCCGAACCTGTGGGACCTCAGCAAGGAACGCATTCAGTGACAGTGAAGAAGTCATTTCCGGCGCGCAGTTACGCCGACGTGCGCGCGGCGCTGCTCGCGAAGCGCGAGATCGCGCTGCTCGACGTGCGCGAAGAAGATCCGCACGCGCAATGCCATCCGCTCTTCGCGGCGAACTTCCCGCTCGCGCGGATCGAACTCGACGCGTATGCGCGGCTGCCGCGCCGCGACGTGCCGATCGTGCTGCTCGACGCGGGCGAAGGGTTTGCCGCGCGCGCGGCCGAACGGTTCGACGCGCTCGGCTATACCGACGTCGCGCTGCTCGAAGACGGCCTCGACGGCTGGATACGCGCGGGCGGCGAAGTGTTCCGCGACGTGAACGTGCCGAGCAAGGCGTTCGGCGAGTTCGTCGAGGCGCAGCGGCATACGCCGTCGCTGTCGGCGGAGTCGGTCGATGCGCTGCTGAAGAGCGGCGACGACGTGGTCGTGCTCGACGCGCGCCGCTTCGACGAATACCAGACGATGAACATTCCGGGCAGCATCAGCGTGCCCGGTGCGGAACTGGTGCTGCGCGCCCGCGCGCTCGCGCCGAACCCGGCAACGCGCGTGATCGTGAACTGCGCGGGCCGCACGCGCAGCATCATCGGCACGCAGTCGCTGGTGAACGCGGGGCTGCCGAACCCGGTCGCCGCGCTGCGCAACGGCACGATCGGCTGGACGCTCGCCGGGCAGACGCTCGAACACGGCAGCGGCCGGCAGTTCGACCCGCACGCGGGCCGCGACGCGGCCACGCTCGACACGTCGCGCCACGCGGCGGCCACGCTCGCGGACCGCGCGGGCGTGGGCCGCACGACGCTCGCCGAGGCCGCGCGCTGGGCCGCCGATCCGGCGCGCACGACCTATCGCTTCGACGTGCGCACGCCCGCCGAATACGAACGCGCACACGCGCCGGGTTTTCGCGGCGCGCCGGGCGGCCAGCTCGTACAGGAAACCGAAATGTTCGCGCCGGTGCGCGGCGCGCGCGTCGTGCTGTTCGACGACGACGGCGTGCGCGCGAACATGACCGCGTCGTGGCTCGCGCAGATGAACGTCGACACCTATGTGGTCGAGCACGCGTCGGCCGACGACCTGACCGAAACCGGCCCGTCGCCCGGCGACAAGCCGGCCGCACCGCCGTCCGACACGATCGAACCGCACGCGCTCGCCGCGCTGCTCGACGATCCGGCGAGCGGCACCGTCGTGCTCGATTTCACGACGAGCGCGAATCACGTGAAGGCGCACATTCCGGGCGCTCACTGGGTGCTGCGCTCGCGGCTCGCGCCGGCGTACGACGACCTGCGCGCGCTGCCCGATGCGAAGCGCTACGTCGTCACCTGCGGCAGCAGCGCGCTCGCCGCGTATGCCGCGCCCGAGGTCGCCGCGCTGACCGGCAAGCCGGTGCAACTGCTCGAAGGCGGCACCGCCGCGTGGGTCCGCGCGGGACTGCCGGTCGAGAGCGGCGACACGCGGCTCGCGTCGCCGCGCATCGACCGCTACCGGCGTCCGTATGAAGGCACCGACAATGCGCGCGAAGCGATGAACGCGTATCTGGAATGGGAATACGGCCTCGTCGCGCAGCTTGAACGCGACGGCACGCATGGGTTCTTCGTGATCTGAACGCACGCGGCGTTCGCAGCTTCGACGCGAACGCCGCTGTCCATCGCAGCGCGGCTACGCCGCGCGTGCGAGTCTTGCCGCGTCGAACTGCTGCGCGACGCTGTCCGCGAGCACCGAGATCGCGGTTTGCATCCGGCCCGGCGCACGCGGATGCACGATCCATACCGTGATTTCAGGCCTGAAATCGCTGACCTGCACGACGTCGAGCCGCGCCGCATGTGGGCTCGCCTGCAACAGCGGCAACGGCACTAGCCCGAGGCCAACGCCGTCCGCAACGAGCCCGAGTTGCAATTCGGTGCCGAGCGTTTCGAGGTTCAGCTTCAGCGTATGGCCCTGCCCCGCCAGCGCGTGCTGCAACCCCGCGCGAAAACCGCAGCCGTCCGGGTTCAGCACCCAGCCCAGCGACTGGCATTCCGCGAGCGTATGCGGCCGCTTCTTCAACGCGCCCTTGCGCGCGACCACCGCGAGTTTCAGCGTGCCAAGCGATGCGCCCGCGAGCGCATCGGGCAACGCGCGGTTGGCCGGCAGCAGCACCGCCGCGGCGTCGAGTTCGCCGTCCCCGACCTTTTGCAGCAGCGGCCCGCCCCACCCGGTCGATACGCGCGCATGCAGATCGGGATGCGCTTTGCGCAGCGCCTGCAACGCACCGGGCAGCGCGACGTCCGCGACGGTCTGCGCGACGCCGATCCGCAGCACGCCCGCGAGCGAGGCATCGTCGGTCACGAGATGCAGCAGCGCATCGACTTCGCGCACGATCGCGCGACACTGCTCGTAGACGACGCGACCCATCGGCGTCGCCTTCAGCGGCCGCGTATTGCGGTCGAACAGTTCGACGCCGAGCGTCTCCTCGAAGTTCTGGATGCGCCGCGTGACGGCCGGCTGCGTCAGTTGCAGCGACTCCGCCGCGTGACTCAGCGACGGACTCTGCACGACGGCGACGAACGCCTCGATCTCATCGAGTTTCATCGGGCTGGTTTCACTCCACAAAAGAAAACGACGCGGCACGCAGCCTTGTCGGATGCCTAAGCTTATCGTCACCGGACGCGTGTCTTCAAGCGCATTCGATACATCTCGCCCGAGGCGCGCGCATTTTCCATCCGCATATTTGCAACGAAGAACAATGCGTTTGCGTTATGACGGGGCCGTCCGTATCGTGTCCGTTCCGATGCGACCACCGACTTCCTCCATGCGCCGTTCACTTCTTCGCCTGCTGCACGCCACGCTGTTCGCCCTGCCCCTCGCGGCCCACGCCGAAACGACGCTGAAGGTCGGCGACCAGCAGTTGCAGACGCGCGGCGTGCTCGAAGCATCCGGTCAACTCAAGGACGTGCCGTACCGGATCGAATGGTTCAACTTCCCGGCCGCGCAGCCGCTCGGCGAAGCGTTGAATGCCGGCGCGATCGACATCGGCGGTCTCGGCGACGCGCCGCTGATCTTCGCGTATGCGGCCGGCGCGAAGGTGCGCGCGGTGTCCGCGACGCGCTCGACGCCGGTCGATCTCGCGATCGTCGTGCCGCAGGATTCGCCGATCCACAACGCCGCCGACCTGAAGGGCAAGCGCATCGCGACGACGCGCGGCTCGATCGGCCACTACCTCGCGGTCGCGACGCTCGAACGCGCGAACATCAAGCTGACCGACGTGTCGTGGCACTACATGCAGCCGGCCGATGCGAAGGCCGCGCTCGCGTCCGGCACCGTCGATGCGTGGTCCACGTGGGACCCGTACGTCGCGCTCTCGGAAGCGCGCGATCACGACCGCAGCATCGCGAACGGCGTCGGTCTGTCGTCGGGCCTCAGCTTCGAAGCGGCGACCGACGACTCGATCCGCGCGAAACGCGCGGAAATCGCGGACTTTCTGAAGCGCGTCGCCGCGGGCCAGCGCTGGGCGCTCGCGCATCCGGACGAAGTCGCGGCGATCCAGTCGCGCGTGACCGGCCTGCCGCCCGACGTGCTGAAGACCGTCTATCAGCGCGCGCAACTGCATCCGGTGCCGATCGACGACGGCCTGATCGCGGAGCAGCAAAAGACCGCCGACCTCTATCACCGCGCGGACGTAATCAAAACGAGGCTCGACGTGACGCCGAGCTTCGACAAGCAGTTCTCGCAGGCCGCGCAGTGACGCGGCGCACGCAGCGCAAACGGATACCCCGATGACCCGCCGACACCCCGATCACACGCTCGACGACGTCGAACGCGACGCCGAAGCCCTCGCCGCGCTGCGCGACCTCGACAGCGCCGACGCGCAACGCTGGCTCGCCGCGCTGACAACCGGCTTCGCGGCGGGCGCGGCCGAACTCGACGCCGGCCCGCATTTCCCGCACGGCAATCTCGCGAGGCTGCGCCGCGCGGGCCTGCTGTCGCTGACGGTGCCGCGCGCACTCGGCGGCCACGAAGCGACGTTGCCGCAAACGCTGAACGTGATCCGCGCGGTCGCGCGCGGCGAGCCGTCCACCGCGCTGATCCTCGTGATGCAGTGCCTGTATCACCTGCGTTTGCAGGCGAATCCGAACTGGCCCGCGCATCTGAAAGAGCGGCTCGCGAAAGACGCGGTCGAACGCGGCGCGCTGATCAACTCGCTGCGCGTCGAGCCGGAACTCGGCTCGCCGTCGCGCGGCGGCCTGCCCGCGACGGTCGGCGCGCGCGACGGCGGCCACTGGACGCTGAACGGCCGCAAGCTGTATTCGACCGGCAGCCCCGGCCTCACCTGGTTCGCGGTGTGGGGCCGCACCGATGAGGCATCGCCGCGCGTCGGCACATGGCTCGTCCATCGCGACACGCCGGGCATCCGGTTCGGCGCGCCGTGGAATCATCTCGGGATGCGCGCGACCGGTAGCCACGAAGTGATCTTCGAGAACGTGCGCGTGCCGTTCGATCAGGCCGTCGATCTGCAGCCGCCCGGCCCGAACACCGGCATGGACCCGGCCACGTCGCTGTGGATGAACGTGCTGGTGCCGTCGATCTATGACGGCGTCGCACGCGCCGCGCGCGACTGGTTCGTGCAATGGGCCGCGTCGCGCGTGCCGTCCGGCCTGAACGCGCCGCTGTCGAGCCTCGACGGTTTTCAGCAGACGGCCGGCCGCATCGAATCGCTGCTGCTGAACAACCGCGTGCTGCTCGATGCGGGCGCGGCGGGCCAGTTGACGACGGCCGAAGCGCCGGCGATCAAGTACCTCGTCAGCCGCAACGCGATCGAAGCCGTCGAACTCGCGCTCGAAGCGAGCAGCAACCCCGGCCTGAGCCGCGACAACCCGCTTGAGCGCCACTACCGCGACGTGCTGTGCGCGCGCATCCATACCCCGCAGAACGACACCGTGCTCGGCAATCTCGGGCACGCCGCCTACGCCGCGCGATGAGCGCACGGCCATTCACGAACAACGAGGAGCCCCGACGATGAGCGTCGAATTCATCGGCTACGTCAGCCATCAGGAATCGAGCGAGATCCATCTGCCGCACGGACCGGCGGTGAACCCGTCGTACATCGCGTCGGTCGCGCACGCGCACGAATACGGCGGTTTCGACCGCGTGCTGATCGCGCATTCGAGCGCGTCGCCGGACGGCTTCCAGATCGCGTCGTTCGTCGCGCAACAGACGAAGCGGCTCGGCATCCTGCTCGCGCATCGTCCCGGTTTCGTCGCGCCGACACTTGCCGCACGGCAATTCGCGACGCTCGACCACTTCAGCGAGGGACGCGTCGCGGTGCACGTCATCTCCGGCGGCGACGATACCGAGCAGCAGCGCGACGGCGATTATCTGAGCCACAACGACCGCTATCGCCGCACCGACGAATATCTCGACGTCGTGAAGCGCGCGTGGACCAGCGACGCGCCGTTCGATCACGAAGGCGAGTTCTATCGCGTGAGCGGCCATCGCTCGCAGGTGCGCCCGCTGCAAAAGCCGCATCTGCCGGTGTATTTCGGCGGCTCGTCCGAGGCGGCGATCGAGGTCGCCGGCAAACACGCGGACGTGTACGCGTTGTGGGGCGAATCGCTCGCGGCGGTGAAGGAGACGATCGCGAAGGTCCGCGCGGCCGCCGCGAAACACGGCCGCGAGCGGCACATCCGCTTCAGCCTGTCGCTGCGCCCGATCCTCGCGTCCACCGAGGAAGCCGCGTGGGCGCGCGCCGAATCGATCCTCGCTCGCGCGAAGGACGTGGTCGCACAGTCGCCGAACTTCACGCGCCGCCCGAAGGACCCGAAGAACGTCGGTTCGCAGCGGCTGCTTGCGGAGGCCGAAAAAGGCAACGTCGTCGATACGCGGCTGTGGACCGGCATCGCGGCGCTCACGCGCGCGGCCGGCAACTCGACGTCGCTCGTCGGCACGCCGCGGCAGGTCGCGGACGCGCTGGTCGAATACCACCGGCTCGGCGTGACGACGTTCCTGATCCGCGGCTTCGATCCGCTCGAAGACGCGCTCGCGTATGGCCGCGACCTGCTGCCGCTCGTGCGCGACGCGATCGACGGCGGCCACGCGCGCGCCGCCGCGGCGTGACATCCCGCGCCGGCCGCATCAACGCTACGTTATGCGTATCGCTTCGATGGATAGCTGAAACCTTCAGTTAGCCGACGGCTTACGGGTTGCTACGATGGCCGCCTCGATCATTCCGACGCTACAGAGGCAACCCATGACGTTCCTGACCCGACGGGCCTTCACGCGCATCGCGCTCGCTTCGCTTCTCGCCGCAGCCGGCGTGTCGGCGCACGCCGAGGACGCCGCGCCGGTCGCGCTGCGCATCGGCTATCAGAAGTCGTCGACGCTGATTACGCTGCTGAAAGCGCAAGGCACGCTCGAAAAGGCGCTCGCGCCGCTCGGCGTGCGCGTGTCGTGGAACGAGTTCACGAGCGGCCTGCCGCTGACCGAGGCGCTGAACGCGAACGCCGTCGATTTCAGCGCGGACGTCGCGGACACGGTGCCGGTGTTCGCGCAGGCCGCCAACGCGAATTTCGTGTACGTCGCGCAGGAAGCGCCGTCGCCGGGCGCGCAGGCGATCATCGTGAAAGGCGACGGCCCGCTGCACACGCTGGCCGATCTGAAAGGAAAACGCATTGCAGTGACGAAGGCCGCCGGCAGCCATTACCTGTTGCTCGCCGCGCTGGCGAAGGCCGGCATCGCGCCCGCCGACGTGAAGATCAGTTACCTGAGCCCGGCCGACGGCCGCGCCGCGTTCGAGCGCGGCAGCGTCGATGCGTGGGTCACGTGGGACCCGTATGTCGCGTCCGTCGATCGGGAACAGGGCGTGCGGATTCTCGCGGACGGCAACGGGATCGCGTCGTATCAGCGTTATTACCTCGCGTCGAGCCGCTTTGCGGCCGCGCATCCCGACGTGATCCGCAAGGTGTTCGAGCAGCTTTCGCAGGAAGGCGAATGGGTGCGCGCGCATCCGCAGGACGCCGCGAAGATTCTCGCGCCGATCTGGGGCCTCGATGCGCAGACCATCGAACGCGCGAACGGCCGCCGCAGTTATCAGGTCCGCGCGGTCACCGCGCGTTATTTCGGAGAACAGCAGACGATCGCCGACACGTTCTTCAGTGCGGGACTGCTTCCTGCTCGGGTGCAGACCAGCGACGCACAACGCTGGGACTTCGACGCGAAACGCGCGTCACCGGTCGGCCCCGCGTCGTGAGCCGCGCACTGGCCTTGCGGAATCGAAAGCTCATCGGCATAAAAATAATCCACTTTATTCCACGCGAATATTGAGCGAATAAATTCGCCGAGGGTCCGTGCGAGCATTTTTAACGACGGCGCCGCCGCGCGCCGTGCTCCACTGAACGAGGCCCTTCGTGAATTTCGCTTACCGTCTGCTTGCGGCGTCCGCTGCCGCATCCGCGTTGCTCATGCCCTGCGCGTTCGCGCAGACCCCGCTCAACTACACGACGTCCTGGATCGGCAACAGCTTCGGTTACGGCGACGGCAAGTGGATGCAGCTCGACGTCGAGGCGATCGCGGTCGCGCCCGACGGCACCGTCTACACGAACGCGCCGTGGGACGAAAGCGGCAGCGAGATCGGCGTCTACGCGCGCGGCGACAAGCTCGCGGTCGGCGGCAACACGCACGGCTGGGGCGCGGCCGGCGGCGACGCGATCGCGGTGAACAGCACCTACGTGTACGCGGCGATGTCGATCGGCAACCAGAACAACACGCTGCGCGGCAGCGACTATTCGCCGGCCGGCAGCACGTGGTTCGGCGTGACGCGGCGGTTGCGCTCGAACGTCGCGAAAGGCGCGCCGTTCGCGGGCGGCATCGGCAACAGCGCGAACGTGACGAAGAACAGCTTCCTGCGCGTGACGGTCGCGCCGAGCGCCGCCGACGCCGCGGTGCGCGGCCTCGCGGCGACCGACACCGAACTGTACGTCGCCGATACGTACGACAACCAGATCGTCGTGTACGACGCGCAGACGATGCGCCAGTTGCGGTCGTGGGCGGTGCCGTCGCCGGGCCGCATCGCGATCGACTCCGATTCGACGTTGTGGGTCGTGCAGGGGATGCAAAGCCCCACCGGCCCGACGGTCGCGCACTACGACCCGAACGGCGCGGCACTGCCCGGCGCACCCGCGCTGCCCGCCGGCACGATGCCGGCCGACGTCGCGATCGCGCCGTCGGGCCAGCTCGCGATCGCGGACGATGGCGCGCAGCAGTTGATCCTGCTGTACAACAAGTCCGCGAGCGGACAGACGCAGCTGGCGTCGACGCTCGGCACGCGCGACGGCATCTTCCACACGGTAAAGGGCGTGCCGGGCGACTGGCGCTTCAACGGCATCACCGGCATCGGCTTCGATCAGGCCGGCAACCTGTATGTCGCGCAGAACGGCCAGGGGCTGCGGCCGTTCGGCTCGTCGCTGGTCGGCCAAGGCGCGGTACTCGAAGCGTATCGCGGCCTCACGCGCGCGTCGATGTGGCGGCTGTACGGGCTCACGTTCGTCGATGCGGCCGCCTTCGATCCCGCCTCCACCGCGAACGTCTACACCGGCTCGAAGCTCTTCACGCTCGACTACCGGCAATCGGCCGGCAAGGAATGGAGTTATGCGGCGTTCACGCTCGACCGCTTCGATTATCCCGACGACCCGGCCTTCCATATGGCGCGCGGCGTGCGCGGCTCGCCGATGGTGCGCCGCTTCAACGGCGGGCTGTTCCTCTACACGCTCGACGAATACGCGCACTACCTGAACGTGTATCGCTTCTCGCCTTCGACCGAGGGCGACGTCGCGATACCGGCCGGCCTGTTCGCGCAGAACCCGCTGCCCGGCAACTGGCCGCAGGGCCAGCCGACCTACGGCGAATGGATGTGGCGCGACGCGAACGGCGACGGCCGCGTGAACGCCGCCGAGATCACGTCGAATCCGTCGACCGGCTCGACGGTCGGCGACGGCTACTGGTGGGTCGATGCGCCAGGCAACGTGTGGCTCGCGACGCCGAAGTCCGGCATCCGCGAAATGCCGTTGCAAGGGCTCGACGCGCACGGCAATCCGCAATACACGTATGCGTCCGCGCGAATGTTCCCGATGCCCGCGCCGTTCACGCGGATCGCGCGGATCGTCTACGACGCGGCCAGCGACACGATGTACGTGACCGGCTTCACCGCCGCGATCCCGTGGGACTCGACGCACTGGAAGGAAGCGGGGCCGGTGCTCGCGCGCTACGATCACTGGTCCGCCGGCACGCTAACGCCGACGTACACGGTGTCGCTGCCGTGGAATACGACGGGCAACCCGCAGGTGACGACGGTCGGCATCGCGGTCGCCGGCAACTACGTGTTCATCGCGGAACTCTATACGCAGCGCATCGACGTGTACGACGCGCGCAACGGCCAGTACGTCGGCGCGATGACGCCGGGCGCGAGCGTCGGCAACACGTCCGGCTGGGTGGACATCTACATGGGGATCAGCGCCGCGCAGCGCGACACCGGCGAATACGTGGTGCTGGTCGAGGACGACGCGCGCGCGAAGATCCTGATGTATCGGTGGACGCCGGGGCAGTGAGCGCGTCGCTCGCGAGCGGGTCTCACAGGAGGCGGCCCGCTCGCGAAGCGCCATTCAAGCGCGACTTCGCTTCAGGCATCGCCTCACAGCAGCCACTCGATCGGCAGGATCGAGAAGAACCACACGCCGACGCGCATCGTCCACGTCGTGTTCGGCTCGGTGTCGTAGCGGATCGTCTGGTCGCCGCTGCGGCCGATCCAGTACAGGCGGCCGTTGTCGTCGAGCTTCACTTCGTACGCGAGTTGCGGCGCGACCTTCCAGAACGCCTCCTCGATCCGTTTCGCGAGCGTCGGGCTGTCGATCACGAAGCCCAGTTCGGTGTTCAGGTTCGCGGAGCGCGGATCGAAGTTCAGCGAGCCGACGAACACGCGTTCGCCGTCCACCGCGAAGGTCTTCGCATGCAGGCTCGAACCGGAACTGCCGAACGAGCCGATCTTCTCGTCGCGCTTGCCGGGCGCGCCCAGCTGCCGCTTCATCTCGTACAGCTCGACGCCCGCGCGCAGCAGGTCCGGCCGCCGCCGCGCGTAACCCGAATGCACCGGCGCGACGTCGGTCGCTTCGAGCGAGTTCGTCAGCACGCGCACCGTCACGCCGCTCTTCGCGAGGCCGGTGAAGTACGCGGTGCCGTCTTCGGCCGGCACGAAATACGGCGACACGAGGTCGAGTTCGCGCGACGGCCGGCCGACGACCGCCTGAAGCTGCGGCAGGATCTTCGATTCCTTCGGCGCGAGACCGAGCCCCTTCGCCGGGTCGTCGCTGACCATCTGCGTATGCGCCCATTCGAACGGCAGCGTGCCGTCGAGCAGCAGCCGCACGTCGGGCGTGTTGCGGATCGCGTCGATGTACGCGACCGCCGCCGGGTCGGTCCGGATCGCCTGCGCGCGTCGCGCCAGCACGTCGAGGTCGCCGGGCGCGGCCGGCGCGATGATGCGGTCCGCCGGATACGCGGACGCGCTCGCCCAGTAGCGGTCGAAGTCATGCGCGGTGTCCGATGCGATCGGACCGACGGCGAGCACGTCGAGGTCCGCGAACACGACGCCGTCGGTCGCGTCGAAGTATTCGTCGCCGATGTTGCGGCCGCCGACGATCGTCGCGGTGCTGTCCGCGGTGAACGACTTGTTGTGCATCCGCCGGTTCGCGCGCGAGAAGTCGGTGATGAAACCGAGCATCTTCGGCCGCCGCACGACGAACGGATTGAACAGCCGCACCTCGATGTCCGGATGCGCGTCGAGCGCCGCGAGCGTGCTGTCGAGGCTCGACGGGATGCCGTTGTCGTCGAGCAGCAGCCGCACGCGCACGCCGCGATCGGCGGCCTCGTGCAGCGCTTCGAGCAGCAGCGTGCCGGTCAGGTCGTTGCGCCAGATGTAGTACTGCACGTCGAGCGTGCGCTGCGCGGCGCCCGCGAGGTCCATCCGCGCGGCGAACGCGGCGCGCGCATCCGCGAGCGGGTCGATGCCGCTCTGC
The Paraburkholderia caballeronis genome window above contains:
- a CDS encoding class II aldolase/adducin family protein; protein product: MSTALSDAPTLAFRSEPVRKFWFDDDAPARSLAEERRHRQERLAGAFRLFARYGFSQGLAGHITARDPEWTDHFWVNPLGRHFGRIRVSDLLLVNRHGEIVVGEGPLNQAAFAIHAAIHEARPEIVAAAHTHSLYGKAWSTLGRTLDPLTQDSCAFYEDHTLFDDFQGVVLDTSEGARIADALGPRKAVILKNHGILTAGPTVEAAAWWYIALDNACHAQLLAEAAGKPQPIPHDVAALTHAQVGRPGGALYSFESLYEGLVAEEPELLD
- a CDS encoding cysteine dioxygenase family protein, encoding MTIRKLRDFVGAIAALVDENPREAELIERGSAALRELVRVDDWLPDAFAQPSPERYQQFLLYADVRQRFSVVSFVWGPGQATPVHDHTVWGLIGVLRGAELATPYARDAGGALRQNGDDVRLERGDVEAVSPTIGDIHRVRNAFDDRVSISIHVYGANIGAVHRSTYPPDAPPKHFISGYSNDVIPNLWDLSKERIQ
- a CDS encoding rhodanese-related sulfurtransferase yields the protein MTVKKSFPARSYADVRAALLAKREIALLDVREEDPHAQCHPLFAANFPLARIELDAYARLPRRDVPIVLLDAGEGFAARAAERFDALGYTDVALLEDGLDGWIRAGGEVFRDVNVPSKAFGEFVEAQRHTPSLSAESVDALLKSGDDVVVLDARRFDEYQTMNIPGSISVPGAELVLRARALAPNPATRVIVNCAGRTRSIIGTQSLVNAGLPNPVAALRNGTIGWTLAGQTLEHGSGRQFDPHAGRDAATLDTSRHAAATLADRAGVGRTTLAEAARWAADPARTTYRFDVRTPAEYERAHAPGFRGAPGGQLVQETEMFAPVRGARVVLFDDDGVRANMTASWLAQMNVDTYVVEHASADDLTETGPSPGDKPAAPPSDTIEPHALAALLDDPASGTVVLDFTTSANHVKAHIPGAHWVLRSRLAPAYDDLRALPDAKRYVVTCGSSALAAYAAPEVAALTGKPVQLLEGGTAAWVRAGLPVESGDTRLASPRIDRYRRPYEGTDNAREAMNAYLEWEYGLVAQLERDGTHGFFVI
- a CDS encoding LysR family transcriptional regulator produces the protein MKLDEIEAFVAVVQSPSLSHAAESLQLTQPAVTRRIQNFEETLGVELFDRNTRPLKATPMGRVVYEQCRAIVREVDALLHLVTDDASLAGVLRIGVAQTVADVALPGALQALRKAHPDLHARVSTGWGGPLLQKVGDGELDAAAVLLPANRALPDALAGASLGTLKLAVVARKGALKKRPHTLAECQSLGWVLNPDGCGFRAGLQHALAGQGHTLKLNLETLGTELQLGLVADGVGLGLVPLPLLQASPHAARLDVVQVSDFRPEITVWIVHPRAPGRMQTAISVLADSVAQQFDAARLARAA
- a CDS encoding ABC transporter substrate-binding protein; translated protein: MRRSLLRLLHATLFALPLAAHAETTLKVGDQQLQTRGVLEASGQLKDVPYRIEWFNFPAAQPLGEALNAGAIDIGGLGDAPLIFAYAAGAKVRAVSATRSTPVDLAIVVPQDSPIHNAADLKGKRIATTRGSIGHYLAVATLERANIKLTDVSWHYMQPADAKAALASGTVDAWSTWDPYVALSEARDHDRSIANGVGLSSGLSFEAATDDSIRAKRAEIADFLKRVAAGQRWALAHPDEVAAIQSRVTGLPPDVLKTVYQRAQLHPVPIDDGLIAEQQKTADLYHRADVIKTRLDVTPSFDKQFSQAAQ
- a CDS encoding acyl-CoA dehydrogenase family protein, whose translation is MTRRHPDHTLDDVERDAEALAALRDLDSADAQRWLAALTTGFAAGAAELDAGPHFPHGNLARLRRAGLLSLTVPRALGGHEATLPQTLNVIRAVARGEPSTALILVMQCLYHLRLQANPNWPAHLKERLAKDAVERGALINSLRVEPELGSPSRGGLPATVGARDGGHWTLNGRKLYSTGSPGLTWFAVWGRTDEASPRVGTWLVHRDTPGIRFGAPWNHLGMRATGSHEVIFENVRVPFDQAVDLQPPGPNTGMDPATSLWMNVLVPSIYDGVARAARDWFVQWAASRVPSGLNAPLSSLDGFQQTAGRIESLLLNNRVLLDAGAAGQLTTAEAPAIKYLVSRNAIEAVELALEASSNPGLSRDNPLERHYRDVLCARIHTPQNDTVLGNLGHAAYAAR
- a CDS encoding LLM class flavin-dependent oxidoreductase, producing the protein MSVEFIGYVSHQESSEIHLPHGPAVNPSYIASVAHAHEYGGFDRVLIAHSSASPDGFQIASFVAQQTKRLGILLAHRPGFVAPTLAARQFATLDHFSEGRVAVHVISGGDDTEQQRDGDYLSHNDRYRRTDEYLDVVKRAWTSDAPFDHEGEFYRVSGHRSQVRPLQKPHLPVYFGGSSEAAIEVAGKHADVYALWGESLAAVKETIAKVRAAAAKHGRERHIRFSLSLRPILASTEEAAWARAESILARAKDVVAQSPNFTRRPKDPKNVGSQRLLAEAEKGNVVDTRLWTGIAALTRAAGNSTSLVGTPRQVADALVEYHRLGVTTFLIRGFDPLEDALAYGRDLLPLVRDAIDGGHARAAAA
- a CDS encoding aliphatic sulfonate ABC transporter substrate-binding protein — protein: MTFLTRRAFTRIALASLLAAAGVSAHAEDAAPVALRIGYQKSSTLITLLKAQGTLEKALAPLGVRVSWNEFTSGLPLTEALNANAVDFSADVADTVPVFAQAANANFVYVAQEAPSPGAQAIIVKGDGPLHTLADLKGKRIAVTKAAGSHYLLLAALAKAGIAPADVKISYLSPADGRAAFERGSVDAWVTWDPYVASVDREQGVRILADGNGIASYQRYYLASSRFAAAHPDVIRKVFEQLSQEGEWVRAHPQDAAKILAPIWGLDAQTIERANGRRSYQVRAVTARYFGEQQTIADTFFSAGLLPARVQTSDAQRWDFDAKRASPVGPAS